A region from the Halobacillus mangrovi genome encodes:
- a CDS encoding aspartate aminotransferase family protein produces MNPSFEDLYKRLPDLLAPSMAKDHPNLPVEKEEGCYYYGTDGKKYLDFTSGIAVANTGHRHPKVVQAIKEGADQLMHGPSGVIMYDSILRVADRLQNLLPGNLDCLFFANSGTEAIEGALKLAKYATKRPYTISFTGCFHGRSLGALGVSTSKSKYRKFLQPNGLTYQLPYADASSCPEGEDVSEYCVNKLEKDFEMLFDHQVTPEEVACVIVEPVLGEGGYIIPPKEWLQKVREVCDQHGILLIFDEVQTGFGRTGEWFAAQTFGVTPDVMAIAKGIASGMPLSATVASKELMSKWPMGTHGTTFGGNPIACSAALATLDVLEEERLVENSKQLGAYAIERLKKIRENHKVIGDIRGVGLMIGIEIIDPETGAPDGDGMMKILDLSLEKGVLFYLCGKHQEVIRMIPPLVVTKDQIDHGLAVFEEAVMEYEKESHIVSVI; encoded by the coding sequence ATGAACCCATCATTCGAAGATTTATATAAACGATTGCCAGATTTGCTAGCGCCGAGTATGGCCAAGGACCATCCGAACCTTCCTGTAGAAAAAGAAGAAGGCTGCTACTACTATGGTACCGATGGAAAGAAATATTTAGATTTCACTTCAGGCATCGCTGTAGCTAATACAGGTCATCGTCACCCTAAAGTTGTACAAGCTATTAAAGAAGGGGCAGATCAACTCATGCATGGCCCCTCAGGAGTGATCATGTATGATTCCATATTAAGAGTCGCTGATCGTCTTCAAAACCTATTGCCGGGAAATCTTGATTGCCTCTTTTTTGCAAACAGTGGAACAGAAGCCATTGAAGGGGCGTTAAAGCTTGCTAAATACGCAACAAAGCGGCCCTATACTATATCTTTTACTGGCTGTTTCCATGGAAGGTCGCTTGGTGCTCTTGGTGTTAGTACTTCTAAAAGTAAATACCGGAAATTTCTGCAGCCGAATGGCCTGACCTATCAGCTTCCTTATGCGGATGCTTCGAGCTGTCCAGAAGGTGAAGACGTTTCTGAATACTGTGTGAATAAGCTGGAAAAAGATTTTGAAATGCTTTTCGACCATCAGGTGACGCCTGAGGAAGTAGCTTGTGTGATTGTGGAGCCGGTCCTTGGGGAAGGTGGATATATTATTCCTCCAAAAGAATGGCTGCAAAAGGTACGTGAGGTATGTGACCAGCATGGCATCCTGCTGATTTTTGATGAAGTCCAAACAGGGTTCGGACGTACTGGGGAATGGTTTGCTGCTCAAACCTTTGGAGTTACTCCGGATGTTATGGCCATTGCAAAAGGTATAGCATCAGGAATGCCGCTCAGCGCAACGGTTGCTTCTAAAGAACTTATGAGCAAATGGCCGATGGGCACTCATGGAACCACATTCGGTGGAAACCCGATCGCCTGCTCGGCAGCTCTTGCTACATTGGATGTGCTTGAAGAGGAAAGGTTAGTTGAGAACTCGAAACAGCTTGGTGCTTATGCGATAGAGCGGCTAAAGAAAATCAGGGAAAATCATAAAGTGATCGGTGATATCAGAGGTGTCGGTCTTATGATCGGGATTGAAATCATTGATCCTGAAACAGGAGCTCCTGATGGAGACGGGATGATGAAGATCTTAGATCTGTCTCTAGAAAAAGGCGTCTTGTTCTATTTGTGCGGGAAACATCAGGAAGTCATCCGTATGATCCCGCCTTTGGTTGTAACGAAAGACCAGATTGATCATGGGTTGGCTGTCTTTGAAGAAGCCGTGATGGAATATGAAAAAGAAAGTCATATCGTGTCAGTGATTTAA
- a CDS encoding SurA N-terminal domain-containing protein, translating into MTLNKKLLSFMLAALIALLAACGDDGATAEDKNNEEKAKQEEASGEKASGEKAKMPEPDLEGVPEVVAKVNDEEIKKKEFTETYKSQFQQMAMQSQMTGKEVDQDKLKKQVAESLVGQTLLIQEANSRDFTVSEEEKNKKLEEIAKQQKLESKEKFLSKLEEQGMKEEEVMAQVEKQMKLEKLLAEEAGDLEPTEKEMKEAYEQMKKQQEKAGGESKSKVPSYEEAKPMIKQQLSGQKEAQAYQKLVEDLKKDADVKVNV; encoded by the coding sequence ATGACATTGAATAAAAAATTACTGAGTTTCATGTTGGCTGCCTTAATCGCTCTATTGGCTGCATGTGGCGATGACGGTGCAACAGCTGAAGATAAAAATAATGAAGAAAAAGCAAAACAAGAAGAAGCAAGCGGTGAAAAAGCAAGTGGAGAAAAAGCAAAAATGCCAGAGCCTGACTTAGAAGGCGTACCTGAAGTTGTTGCTAAAGTAAACGATGAAGAGATCAAGAAAAAAGAATTCACAGAAACGTACAAGTCTCAATTCCAGCAAATGGCGATGCAATCGCAAATGACTGGTAAAGAAGTGGACCAGGATAAATTGAAGAAACAAGTGGCTGAAAGCTTAGTAGGTCAAACACTTCTAATCCAGGAAGCGAACAGTCGTGATTTCACAGTATCTGAAGAAGAGAAGAACAAAAAGTTAGAAGAAATTGCAAAACAGCAAAAGCTTGAGTCCAAAGAAAAGTTCTTGTCTAAATTGGAAGAACAAGGGATGAAAGAAGAAGAAGTCATGGCTCAGGTTGAAAAACAAATGAAGCTTGAGAAACTTCTTGCAGAAGAAGCTGGAGACCTGGAACCGACGGAGAAAGAAATGAAAGAAGCTTACGAACAGATGAAGAAACAGCAAGAAAAAGCAGGTGGAGAAAGTAAAAGTAAAGTTCCTTCTTATGAAGAAGCGAAACCGATGATTAAACAACAATTATCCGGTCAAAAAGAAGCACAAGCTTATCAAAAACTTGTAGAAGATCTTAAGAAAGATGCAGATGTAAAAGTAAACGTATAA
- a CDS encoding class I SAM-dependent methyltransferase produces the protein MKIRKQLLSFVESQYENPRGVLGWYMGEKMIHQHKRETYWSIEKLNLQEDEHLLEIGCGAGYGLQLLAEKSAVRKVTGLDISHTILLSSRIRNKRALREQKVQLVHGSVQNLPFSDRVFSRILSIHSIYFWEDLHKAMSEIYRVLKPGGIVFITLSDGKDGMKWKAISSMVEDNLIPTMNQLNFKNVSIERGPSSRGYHTIAVLGKR, from the coding sequence ATGAAGATTCGAAAACAACTTTTAAGTTTTGTTGAAAGCCAATACGAGAATCCAAGAGGGGTGCTAGGGTGGTATATGGGAGAAAAAATGATACATCAGCACAAACGAGAGACGTATTGGAGCATCGAAAAATTAAATTTACAAGAAGACGAACATCTCTTGGAAATCGGGTGTGGTGCAGGGTATGGCCTACAGCTTTTAGCAGAAAAGTCAGCAGTCAGAAAAGTAACAGGGTTAGACATATCTCATACAATCCTCCTTTCTTCTAGAATTCGAAACAAGCGTGCTCTAAGGGAACAAAAAGTCCAACTCGTTCACGGCAGCGTACAGAACCTTCCTTTTAGTGATAGAGTTTTTTCTAGAATTTTGAGCATTCATTCTATTTACTTTTGGGAAGACTTACACAAAGCAATGTCCGAAATTTATAGAGTATTGAAACCCGGAGGAATCGTATTCATTACTCTTAGTGATGGAAAAGACGGAATGAAGTGGAAAGCGATAAGCAGTATGGTGGAAGATAACCTTATACCAACTATGAATCAATTAAATTTTAAAAATGTGAGCATAGAAAGAGGGCCATCCTCAAGAGGGTACCATACCATTGCCGTGTTGGGGAAACGCTGA
- a CDS encoding YjiH family protein — protein MEVKQKKTFEEEQWSQDSVNNRTVRNFSWFLIPSLLGVLLFLFPISYGGKITIGVGVMAESIQAYLEPVLPGLMTGILIVSAILPVIAKGLKPNFILNNAFMKQLFYVNAFWTITRLIGAVFALMTLFAVGPEFIISDVTGGTMLYSLVPVLAAWFLFAGFLMPLLMEFGLMDFIGTMLRKVMRPVFKLPGRSSIDALASWMGAGTVGVLITTKQYEEGYYTKREASIIATNFSINSIAFSLVVISFIGLEQYFVPFYLTVVIAGLVAAFVCPRIPPLSKKADTYYEGTGQKISEDTPEGTSNFKWGLEKALSKASEVRGVKGVATQGVQTVLDIYFALIPLVMALGTVALIIAEFTPFFTYLSMPIVPILQWMQIPEAAQAAPAMLVGFADMFLPAVIGSGIESELTRFVIAAISLTQLIYMSEIGILLVKSKIPISVAELAIIFLQRTVITLPIIVIIAHFIF, from the coding sequence ATGGAGGTAAAGCAGAAGAAAACATTTGAAGAAGAACAGTGGAGTCAAGATTCGGTCAATAACAGAACGGTTAGGAATTTTTCCTGGTTTCTTATCCCGTCCTTGCTAGGGGTCTTATTGTTTCTTTTTCCTATATCGTATGGAGGTAAAATTACGATAGGAGTCGGTGTGATGGCGGAGTCCATCCAAGCTTATCTGGAGCCTGTCCTGCCAGGTCTTATGACGGGGATTTTGATAGTATCTGCAATCCTTCCAGTCATCGCTAAAGGATTGAAGCCGAATTTCATTTTGAATAACGCCTTTATGAAACAGCTATTCTATGTAAATGCGTTTTGGACGATTACGCGTCTAATTGGTGCGGTATTTGCCCTTATGACTTTATTTGCTGTAGGTCCTGAATTTATCATTTCCGATGTAACTGGCGGTACGATGCTATATTCATTGGTCCCGGTGCTTGCTGCGTGGTTCCTCTTTGCTGGATTTTTGATGCCTTTATTGATGGAATTCGGTCTTATGGATTTTATCGGTACGATGCTTCGTAAGGTAATGAGACCTGTATTCAAGCTTCCTGGGCGTTCATCGATAGATGCCTTGGCTTCCTGGATGGGAGCGGGGACGGTTGGCGTTTTAATTACAACGAAGCAATATGAAGAAGGGTACTATACGAAGCGTGAAGCGTCGATCATCGCGACGAACTTCTCAATCAACTCGATTGCTTTCAGTTTGGTAGTTATAAGTTTTATCGGATTAGAGCAGTACTTTGTTCCTTTCTATTTAACGGTAGTTATCGCAGGGTTAGTAGCTGCCTTTGTTTGTCCGCGTATCCCGCCGTTGTCTAAAAAAGCAGACACGTATTACGAAGGAACTGGACAAAAAATTTCAGAGGATACGCCTGAAGGGACCTCCAATTTCAAGTGGGGTCTGGAAAAAGCTCTGAGTAAAGCTTCTGAGGTAAGGGGAGTAAAAGGGGTAGCCACCCAGGGGGTGCAAACGGTACTTGATATCTACTTTGCGTTAATTCCGCTGGTTATGGCGTTAGGGACAGTGGCCTTAATCATTGCTGAATTTACGCCGTTCTTCACCTACTTATCAATGCCGATTGTTCCGATTCTTCAGTGGATGCAGATTCCTGAAGCGGCGCAGGCAGCTCCGGCTATGCTTGTCGGCTTTGCGGACATGTTCCTGCCGGCTGTTATTGGTTCTGGAATTGAGAGTGAATTGACCCGCTTTGTTATTGCTGCCATTTCTTTAACTCAGCTGATCTACATGTCTGAAATAGGAATCCTGCTGGTAAAATCGAAGATTCCTATCTCCGTAGCAGAGTTAGCCATTATTTTCTTGCAGCGTACCGTCATCACTCTTCCGATCATCGTAATCATCGCTCATTTCATATTCTAG
- a CDS encoding LysR family transcriptional regulator, whose protein sequence is MEINQLRAFDLVVRLGSFSKAARYLDVSQPTISLRVKELEKSVGGSLFNRTGNTVEMTDLGKGFLPYARQALDVLKKGEERAHAIREGKWGEITLGTLPTFTTGLFTNVLTYMYDNYPCIDLAIHTGHNQQIIEMLYDGFIKMGVVTYPFYNSDLKELLLIKEPLILVAQRNHVLANLYKGSYSVHDVFSKGRPFILTDWSDESKNWQRSHMTFGMDTIELPPTTALEFVRSGKGIALITESMAQEDLERGKVIKLCPTDFPKLFRWLALVSFDSKASLTPAGKKILKAFTTNVR, encoded by the coding sequence TTGGAAATTAACCAGCTGAGAGCATTTGATCTTGTTGTTCGTCTTGGATCATTTAGTAAGGCGGCTAGATATTTGGATGTATCGCAGCCTACGATTAGCCTAAGAGTGAAAGAACTTGAAAAGAGTGTGGGAGGCTCATTGTTTAATAGAACAGGTAATACAGTGGAAATGACAGATTTGGGGAAGGGTTTCTTACCTTATGCTAGACAGGCATTAGACGTTCTTAAAAAGGGAGAAGAGAGAGCACATGCAATTAGAGAGGGAAAATGGGGAGAGATAACACTAGGGACTTTACCTACTTTTACCACAGGGCTTTTTACAAATGTCCTTACTTACATGTATGATAATTATCCCTGCATAGATTTAGCTATTCATACAGGACATAATCAACAAATCATTGAAATGCTTTATGATGGCTTTATCAAAATGGGGGTGGTCACATATCCTTTTTATAATAGTGATCTAAAAGAACTTCTTCTTATCAAAGAACCTTTAATTTTAGTGGCGCAAAGAAATCATGTGTTGGCCAATTTATATAAAGGGAGTTACTCAGTTCATGACGTTTTTTCAAAGGGGCGCCCCTTTATCCTTACCGATTGGAGTGATGAGAGTAAAAATTGGCAGAGGAGTCATATGACATTTGGAATGGATACAATTGAACTTCCTCCGACTACCGCTTTGGAATTTGTACGATCAGGAAAAGGGATAGCTCTTATAACCGAATCCATGGCTCAAGAGGATTTAGAAAGAGGGAAGGTTATTAAACTGTGTCCGACAGACTTTCCAAAGTTGTTCAGGTGGCTTGCTCTCGTGAGTTTTGACAGTAAAGCCTCTTTAACTCCTGCTGGAAAGAAAATTTTGAAGGCTTTTACTACTAATGTTAGATGA
- a CDS encoding helix-turn-helix transcriptional regulator, whose amino-acid sequence MKAERMIKILILLQYGETLSTPELANELEVSERTIHRDMESLSAAGIPVYSQRGKAGGWRLIDDWKQKLSWLKEKELQSLFLPPAEKILTDLDIDISSKEVKNKLLLSLPEHSRQQARSLWERIYVDMGTWKNTQTDITAAMETLQDVVMNEQKAKILYKKANGDEKESIIQPLGLVAKASTWYVVAMNENGDYRSYKVARIKQISKEEDYFERPADFDLASYWKNSKKTFAETLPNFSVEVKVSTSAYKRIMFTGRFVTKTSEKGTEDGWAYVELTFQTEEEAVNFILGFGNQILVVSPKDLISKVTDRAKEVLTLYQEQG is encoded by the coding sequence ATGAAAGCAGAGAGAATGATTAAAATTCTGATCCTTTTACAGTATGGCGAGACCTTATCGACACCTGAACTAGCAAACGAGCTTGAAGTTTCCGAACGAACCATCCATCGTGATATGGAATCTCTGAGTGCAGCAGGTATCCCCGTTTATTCCCAAAGAGGAAAAGCAGGGGGATGGAGACTCATTGATGATTGGAAGCAAAAGCTCAGTTGGTTGAAAGAGAAGGAACTGCAATCCTTATTTCTGCCACCTGCGGAGAAGATCCTCACCGATTTAGACATAGACATTTCCTCCAAGGAAGTGAAAAATAAACTGCTTCTATCGTTGCCCGAGCATTCAAGACAACAGGCTAGAAGTCTATGGGAGCGAATCTATGTTGATATGGGCACGTGGAAAAATACCCAAACAGATATAACAGCAGCGATGGAGACACTCCAGGACGTCGTGATGAATGAGCAAAAAGCTAAAATCCTTTATAAGAAGGCGAATGGGGATGAGAAAGAATCCATTATTCAACCTCTTGGTCTGGTGGCAAAAGCAAGCACGTGGTATGTCGTGGCGATGAATGAAAACGGGGATTATCGCAGCTATAAAGTGGCGAGGATCAAGCAAATCTCTAAGGAGGAAGACTATTTTGAGAGGCCCGCTGATTTTGATTTAGCTTCTTACTGGAAAAACTCAAAAAAAACGTTTGCTGAGACTCTTCCGAATTTTTCCGTGGAAGTAAAAGTGTCTACCTCTGCTTATAAAAGGATCATGTTTACGGGACGGTTCGTAACGAAGACGTCAGAAAAAGGGACAGAAGATGGCTGGGCGTATGTGGAACTAACTTTTCAAACCGAAGAAGAAGCTGTGAATTTCATTTTAGGTTTTGGGAATCAAATCCTGGTCGTCTCACCAAAAGATCTAATCTCTAAGGTTACGGATAGAGCTAAAGAAGTGCTGACCCTTTACCAAGAGCAGGGTTAA
- a CDS encoding SDR family oxidoreductase gives MTLDNKVAIVAGATRGAGRAMAVKLGEAGATVYVTGRSTKAEPSPMNRKETIEDTAELVNEAGGHGIPVQVDHTSKEQVKAFIERVRSEQKGQLDILVNDIWGGDPLTEWGKDVGEHSLTKGLQMQKQAVGAHIITSHYAVPLMKKNRSGLIVEITDGITDEYRGNFYYSLAKISNIHMAKAMAKDLKDYKITSIALTPGFLRSEAMLDLFGVTEENWQEGTKVEKHFIASETPYYIGEALKHLATDPDVHRFNGKTLSTWGLSEVYGFKDSDGSQPHWGNYYDRYVKGTEEER, from the coding sequence ATGACTCTTGATAATAAAGTAGCTATTGTTGCTGGTGCTACGAGAGGCGCTGGCCGGGCCATGGCTGTAAAATTGGGGGAAGCGGGAGCGACCGTCTATGTGACCGGACGATCAACAAAAGCGGAACCGTCTCCAATGAACAGAAAAGAAACAATTGAAGATACAGCGGAATTAGTAAATGAAGCGGGCGGGCACGGGATCCCTGTCCAAGTGGATCATACCAGCAAGGAACAAGTAAAGGCATTTATAGAGCGAGTCCGTTCTGAACAAAAGGGACAGCTCGACATACTAGTCAATGATATTTGGGGAGGCGATCCTCTTACCGAATGGGGAAAAGATGTCGGAGAACATAGTTTAACAAAGGGGCTGCAAATGCAAAAACAGGCGGTAGGAGCTCATATCATTACCTCTCACTACGCTGTTCCCTTAATGAAAAAGAACAGAAGCGGCTTGATCGTAGAAATTACAGATGGAATAACGGACGAATATCGAGGCAACTTTTATTATAGTTTAGCGAAAATCTCTAACATTCATATGGCTAAAGCGATGGCCAAAGATTTGAAAGACTATAAGATTACATCGATTGCGTTGACTCCAGGTTTTCTTCGCTCAGAAGCGATGCTTGATCTGTTTGGTGTGACAGAAGAAAATTGGCAAGAGGGCACTAAAGTTGAAAAGCACTTTATTGCGTCAGAAACTCCCTATTATATAGGTGAAGCGCTGAAGCATTTGGCGACAGATCCTGATGTTCACCGTTTTAACGGAAAAACGCTAAGCACATGGGGGTTATCAGAAGTCTATGGATTTAAAGATAGCGATGGATCTCAGCCTCACTGGGGAAATTATTATGATCGGTATGTAAAAGGGACAGAAGAGGAGCGGTGA
- a CDS encoding GNAT family N-acetyltransferase — MHFKFKPITIEYVKEIDSWNYKGFIEEVLMTPYFESSKKNETLVGPGGCEGFVALLDNQPAGLFEFNIMGSTMEIGLALRPDLVGKGLGVKYVNQGIKFGLQYYDSHLNYIRLVVDSRNKAAIRVYEKAGFKKYEQKDNEIEMRMDL; from the coding sequence TTGCATTTTAAATTTAAACCTATAACGATAGAATATGTAAAAGAAATTGACTCTTGGAATTATAAAGGCTTTATTGAAGAAGTCTTGATGACTCCTTATTTTGAGTCCTCTAAAAAGAATGAAACATTAGTGGGACCTGGTGGTTGCGAAGGGTTCGTAGCATTATTGGACAATCAGCCTGCCGGTTTATTTGAGTTCAACATCATGGGTAGCACTATGGAGATAGGGTTGGCTTTAAGACCTGATTTAGTTGGCAAAGGTTTAGGAGTAAAATATGTCAATCAAGGAATAAAATTTGGCCTCCAATACTATGATAGTCACCTTAATTACATTAGATTAGTTGTAGACTCGAGAAATAAAGCAGCCATTCGCGTTTATGAAAAAGCAGGGTTTAAAAAGTATGAACAAAAAGATAATGAGATAGAGATGAGGATGGATTTGTAA
- a CDS encoding sigma-54 interaction domain-containing protein, whose product MTEWDEYKTIFHSLQEDILVTKTDGTIVKVSKGTGDVYDVNADDLIGKSVYDLEKQGLFTPLATPMVVEKKERVTFVQTVGGEKKLLVTALPVFDKNNKLVRVVSYSHDVTELMEIKAGMEEMTEEMERVRKELEYLKQQNESSFIAKSEPMRKIMATANQIAGVDVSVLLLGESGVGKTEIAKMIHEKSERAGGPFIEVNCGAIPESLFEAELFGYESGSFTGAAKGGKKGFAELADQGTLFLDEVGELSLSNQVKVLKLIQEKSFYRVGGRKEIRADFRLVSATNKRLKESVENNLFREDLYFRLNVVPITIPPLRERKEDIVPLIQYALDLFTKRYKRKRTMSREVLHELTELEWRGNVRELTNLIERLVVTSHRSIILPEDLPDNYKAEGKDYSRMNNFEESLPKTLERVERDQLQKARLLYKTTTRMAEVLGISQPSIVRKLKKYGIK is encoded by the coding sequence ATGACAGAGTGGGATGAGTATAAAACAATCTTTCATTCTCTCCAGGAGGATATCCTTGTAACGAAGACGGACGGAACAATTGTGAAGGTGAGTAAGGGGACGGGTGATGTTTATGACGTGAATGCAGACGATTTAATTGGAAAGTCTGTATACGACCTTGAAAAACAAGGGCTTTTTACGCCTCTGGCTACTCCAATGGTTGTAGAAAAGAAAGAGAGAGTCACGTTTGTTCAAACGGTTGGAGGCGAAAAGAAATTACTCGTTACAGCTTTGCCGGTCTTTGATAAGAACAATAAATTGGTTCGTGTAGTGAGTTATTCGCATGATGTAACCGAATTGATGGAAATTAAAGCGGGCATGGAAGAAATGACAGAGGAGATGGAGAGGGTCAGAAAAGAGCTCGAGTATTTAAAGCAGCAAAATGAAAGCAGCTTTATTGCAAAGAGCGAACCGATGCGCAAGATCATGGCCACTGCCAATCAGATTGCTGGTGTGGATGTAAGTGTACTGCTTCTCGGCGAATCAGGTGTTGGTAAAACGGAAATTGCGAAAATGATCCATGAAAAAAGCGAGAGGGCGGGTGGGCCGTTTATAGAAGTCAATTGCGGGGCCATTCCTGAATCCTTGTTTGAAGCAGAGTTATTTGGTTATGAATCCGGCTCTTTTACAGGAGCGGCCAAAGGAGGAAAAAAAGGGTTCGCTGAACTGGCCGATCAAGGGACTTTGTTTCTGGATGAAGTGGGCGAACTGTCCCTCTCTAACCAAGTTAAGGTGTTGAAGCTTATTCAGGAGAAGTCTTTTTATAGAGTGGGCGGACGAAAAGAAATCCGTGCCGATTTTCGCCTAGTGAGCGCAACGAATAAGCGATTGAAAGAATCGGTTGAAAATAATTTATTTCGTGAAGATCTTTATTTCCGACTAAATGTTGTTCCGATCACGATTCCTCCGTTGAGAGAAAGAAAAGAGGATATCGTTCCGCTCATTCAATATGCGCTCGACCTTTTTACTAAAAGGTATAAACGAAAACGAACGATGAGCCGGGAGGTCCTGCACGAGTTGACCGAGCTTGAATGGCGGGGGAATGTAAGGGAGCTTACCAATTTGATTGAGCGGCTTGTCGTGACTTCCCATAGATCGATCATTCTTCCTGAAGATTTGCCGGATAATTATAAAGCGGAAGGTAAGGATTATTCAAGAATGAATAATTTTGAAGAATCCCTACCGAAAACTCTCGAACGGGTAGAAAGAGACCAACTTCAAAAGGCCAGGCTATTATATAAAACAACAACGAGAATGGCAGAAGTATTAGGGATTAGTCAACCAAGCATAGTCAGAAAACTTAAAAAATACGGAATAAAATAA